A genomic window from Chrysoperla carnea chromosome 3, inChrCarn1.1, whole genome shotgun sequence includes:
- the LOC123295939 gene encoding postreplication repair E3 ubiquitin-protein ligase RAD18-like, protein MLIIRQIVETAKSALFICSICQESIKNPEILPCNHSFCAICLKNYLCSSPVKNNKLVNCPNCSKAVTRRSAYSAPDIEGQLFQDLITLLEAETGVDQTLNHIESKATVKRNIKVGNRKRRLSIAKNDKLLDTETDDDVLTDVCRTDVPLTENNLKTKKSTKNVKQLSNPKIHNEKPTKPTKSANRKRTLSGSEKNSITKRKKGEIENVENKDLSSDTKKNLVNNVDSEESSLKKKKVSTKASRTECDVESSEISKSNQTGNFEKANKNTDSNSPSSIHPFEDMNTKNIRTYERKYKPINNLTASVIDSEDALDSVQKVEQWLEDLPSDTLKRSKSLTPIKKSKNGRPKNKSLNEIGTKSTTEIARNLESEVLNDLLQLAVPKSNSIKDNWTRVKKEFRTPKFKKLDLSTVKPSNRKSGGNKKPSKQSDIICIDDKNSKDSNIMNKLVQK, encoded by the exons ATGCTTATTATAAGGCAAATTGTTGAAACTGCTAAATCagcattatttatttgttcaatttg CCAAGAAAGTATTAAAAATCCTGAAATCCTGCCGTGTAATCATAGTTTTTGTgccatttgtttaaaaaactatttgtgTAGCAGTCccgttaaaaacaacaaattggTCAATTGCCCAAATTGTTCAAAAGCTGTTACCAGGCGATCAGCTTATTCTGCGCCGGATATCGAAGGACAATTGTTTCAAGATCTTATTACGTTATTAGAAGCTGAAACCGGTGTTGACC aaaCACTTAATCATATCGAAAGTAAAGCAACCGTAAAACGCAATATTAAAGTTGGAAATCGTAAACGAAGACTTTCAATTGCAAAAAATGATAAGTTATTAGATACAGAAACCGACGATGATGTTT taacggATGTTTGCAGAACAGATGTACCTTTGacagaaaacaatttaaaaactaagaaaTCCACTAAAAATGTGAAACAATTAAGCAATCCAAAAATACATAATGAAAAACCCACAAAACCAACTAAATCGGCCAATCGTAAACGAACTCTTTCAGGCTCAGAAAAGAATTCAATAACAAAAAGGAAGAAGGGTgaaatagaaaatgttgaaaataaagatttatcaTCAGATACtaagaaaaatttagttaataatgTAGACTCCGAAGAATcatcattgaaaaaaaagaaagtttctaCTAAGGCAAGTCGTACAGAATGTGATGTTGAATCATCGGAAATATCAAAAAGTAATCAAACTGGGAACTTtgaaaaagcaaacaaaaatacAGATAGTAACTCTCCGTCAAGTATTCATCCTTTTGAAGATATgaatacgaaaaatattagaACTTATGAACGAAAATATAAaccaattaataatttaacggCATCCGTTATAGATAGTGAAGACGCACTAGATAGCGTGCAAAAAGTTGAACAATGGTTGGAAGATTTACCATCAGATACTTTAAAAAGGTCGAAATCTTTAACACCcattaaaaaatccaaaaacggACGTCCTAAAAACAAATCTTTAAATGAAATCGGTACAAAATCAACAACGGAAATTGCTAGAAATTTAGAATCCGAAGTTTTAAATGATCTTTTACAGTTAGCAGTCCCAAAATCAAACAGTATTAAAGATAATTGGACACGAGTGAAAAAAGAATTTCGtacaccaaaatttaaaaaattggaccTTTCAACCGTTAAACCTTCGAATCGTAAATCTGGTGGAAACAAAAAACCATCGAAACAATCAGATATTATTTGTATCGACGAT aaaaattcgaagGATTCAAACATAATGAACAAATTagtacagaaataa
- the LOC123294958 gene encoding serine/arginine-rich splicing factor 2, with translation MSYGRPPPRIDGMVSLKVDNLTYRTTPEDLRRVFERCGEVGDIYIPRDRFSRESRGFAFVRFYDKRDAEDALDAMDGRILDGRELRVQMARYGRPSSPHRRHGRSNRRRSYNKSRSRSRSRSRRRSRSRSRRRSYSRSRSRSRSDSKSSRGRSRSRSASKSRSRSKSK, from the exons atgaGTTACGGTAGACCGCCGCCTCGAATCGATGGTATGGTATCCCTAAAGGTTGATAATTTGACCTATCGGACGACTCCAGAAGACCTTCGACGTGTTTTTGAACGATGTGGAGAAGTTGGAGATATTTATATTCCACGTGATCGATTTTCACGGGAAAGCCGTGGCTTTGCATTTGtcag attttaTGATAAACGTGACGCTGAAGATGCATTAGATGCAATGGATGGACGTATTTTAGATGGAAGGGAGTTGAGAGTTCAAATGGCTCGGTATGGACGACCATCATCTCCACATCGTAGACACGGACGCTCAAATCGTCGCCG ATCATACAACAAATCTCGATCTCGTAGCCGTTCACGTTCTCGTCGTCGCTCTCGTTCACGATCACGCCGCCGCAGTTATTCACGTAGCCGAAGCCGATCTCGTTCCGACAGCAAAAGTTCTCGTGGACGGTCTCGATCACGTTCAGCAAGCAAATCAAGATCCCGTTCCAAATCTAAATag
- the LOC123295940 gene encoding protein C1orf194 homolog: MEVKAIRFRGCVPDISNEGFFIKSIPVPDVCHDRDNWHRKLDVFQRLGAHHTLASARRFSRFICTKAPVDSLDFVLESSYNPNVESFPDKMDPYIQPETLGLPTWRRLRNTIYIEPKRPIPMGHPLLIGGIKEKRNPNNIQLMNSGPHSPQTNAGYIRNGQGGNVFYY; this comes from the exons atggaGGTAAAAGCTATAAGATTTCGTGGTTGTGTCCCTGATATTTCTAACGaaggattttttataaaatctattcCAGTACCAGATGTTTGTCATGATAGAGACAATTGGCATCGTAAACTAGACGTTTTCCAAAGATTAGGCGCTCATCATACATTAGCTTCGGCTCGTCGATTTTCAAGATTTATTTGTACTaa agcCCCAGTGGATTCTTTAGATTTTGTATTAGAATCAAGTTATAATCCAAATGTGGAAAGTTTTCCAGACAAAATGGATCCTTATATTCAACCTGAAACATTGGGATTACCAACATGGCGTCGGTTAAGAAACACCATTTATATCGAACCAAAACGACCAATACCTATG GGACATCCATTACTAATCGGTGGAATAAAAGAGAAAAGAAATCCTAATAATATTCAGTTGATGAACTCTGGACCTCACTCACCTCAAACTAATGCTGGTTATATTCGAAATGGACAAGGTGGAAAtgttttctattattaa
- the LOC123295116 gene encoding microcephalin-like — protein MSGDIFIETENENPDKAAANDSNSEASLKFYTPKNTSNISKFMQDIIYDMDEMEFTQTLPSKEITVDTKLKDKEATENSPIILSNDDEDIIESTPKSNKSASRVKSLKDALSPLKVFSQQLRSQKRTIELESEVSEHPSIILGTEYTQKVTKQLKLKKRSLSDHNEENKLDVTLIEPIETQTPNSIPVLVDLPPPTEFMDTEEEDNQDKSKRNNLNNFSALPEATILKNMKTPVADINIQRLKDGPILTEIPENGPVTSIESVIEQTPLSCYPPKSRINLSNTKAFKQISRKVSTSDSEPEENPLEVVKDNTPRRLYNGPSSSKQLSILSYVNGSQERQRKLSESQVNASQDRQRKLSESQVSIKSQSTGKKLSTSIRMNPPSLPVNMSSSQRKSDGMNDSFKSQFDTPTTQSFARPMASSTPARPGIKSVALNRFRTQRSMEIFWTRLSISQINLLMDFCKQFNIKYTTDNTDTTTHLITRVDENNFVEDYTLKYVCAVARGIWVLSFKWIEDSLDSNKILPEEPFEVLDTTGNLGPRMSRLRERSSILLEKFAVCVVSSPATFPKDKLINCILQNGGKIYDTVEDLASACQDGKIRLIITDTPETQDAITFQDYFERYGILSIVTEWLFNTIAIFKVESLVSYLVCTVTDVVPEEYPQELLIESEVLCDSTFDR, from the exons ATGAGTggtgatatttttattgaaactgaaAATGAAAATCCTGATAAAGCAGCTGCAAATGATTCAAATTCTGAAGCGtcactaaaattttatacacccaaaaatacatcaaatatttcaaaatttatgcaagatataatttatgatatgGATGAAATGGAATTCACACAAACTCTTCCTTCCAAGGAAATCACTGttgatacaaaattaaaagataaagaAGCTACAGAAAATTCaccaattattttaagtaacgATGATGAAGACATCATTGAAAGTACACCCAAAAGTAATAAATCAGCATCACGTGTTAAATCCTTAAAAGATGCACTATCacctttaaaagtttttagtcAACAGTTACGATCTCAAAAAAGAACAATAGAATTAGAATCGGAAGTATCTGAACATCCAAGTATTATTCTTGGAacagaatatacacaaaaagttacaaaacaattaaaacttaaaaaacggTCGTTAAGCGATCATAACGAAGAAAATAAACTTGACGTCACATTAATTGAACCAATAGAAACACAAACTCCAAATTCTATACCAGTACTTGTGGATTTACCACCACCTACGGAATTTATGGATACCGAAGAAGAAGATAATCAAGATAAATCTAAgcgaaataatttaaacaacttttctGCTTTGCCAGAagcaacaattttaaaaaatatgaagacACCAGTCGCGGATATTAATATTCAACGACTAAAAGATGGTccaattttaacagaaattccAGAAAATGGACCAGTTACTTCTATTGAATCTGTTATAGAACAAACACCATTATCATGTTATCCCCCTAAATCTAGAATTAATTTATCGAACACAAAagcttttaaacaaatttccaGGAAAGTATCAACTAGTGATAGTGAACCAGAAGAAAATCCTTTAGAAGTAGTTAAAGATAATACTCCAAGAAGATTGTATAACGGTCCATCAAGCTCCAAACAGCTAAGTATTTTATCATACGTAAATGGAAGTCAAGAACGACAAAGAAAGTTATCAGAATCACAAGTAAATGCAAGTCAAGATAGACAGAGAAAACTATCAGAATCACAAGTTTCTATAAAATCACAAAGTACTGGTAAAAAATTATCCACATCTATACGAATGAATCCGCCATCGTTACCAGTTAATATGTCATCGTCACAAAGGAAAAGCGATGGAATGAACGATTcgtttaaaagtcaatttgataCACCAACAACTCAATCTTTTGCGCGACCAATGGCATCATCAACTCCAGCACGTCCTGGAATTAAATCTGTTGCATTGAATCGGTTTAGAACACAACGTAGTATGGAAATATTTTGGACACGATTATCCATATcacaaattaatttacttatggatttttgtaaacaatttaatataaaatatacaacagaTAATACAGATACGACAACACATTTAATAACACGAGTTGATGAGAATAATTTTGTTGAAGATTATACCTTGAAATATGTATGTGCTGTAGCTCGTGGAATATGGGTATTGTCATTCAAATGGATTGAAGATAGTCTCGATAGTAATAAAATTCTACCAgag gaaCCATTTGAAGTACTAGATACAACTGGAAATCTAGGCCCTAGAATGTCAAGGTTGCGCGAGAGGTCTTCAATACTACTAGAAAAGTTCGCTGTATGTGTTGTATCTTCTCCAGCGACTTTTCCAAAAGACAAATTAATT aattgtattttacaaaatggtggaaaaatttatgatacTGTAGAAGACTTAGCATCAGCGTGTCAAGACGGAAAAATCCGTTTAATAATAACCGATACACCTGAAACTCAAGATGCAATTACTTTTCAAG ATTACTTCGAAAGATATGGTATTTTATCGATTGTCACTGAATGGCTTTTTAATACCATTGCCATATTTAAAGTCGAAAGTTTGGTTAGTTATCTAGTATGCACAGTAACTGATGTGGTACCCGAAGAATATCCTCAAGAACTACTTATAGAATCTGAAGTATTGTGTGATTCAACTTTTGATAGAtag
- the LOC123295117 gene encoding ribosome biogenesis regulatory protein homolog: MNNIVEEVLEKTSRETAEKNKSITVEKHLDLELDLGTLLAVDINDLNEKELRTKPQKYLQNLTRDNTQILLNAIWELPTERVEETIVAKLPKPTTRLPRSKCIPKPRAPTKWEKFAKEKGIQKKKKANLSWDEQLQKWVPNYGYKRAAAEKEKDWVIEVPQNVDPNTDMFSTKTTAKTERVAKNELQRLRNIAKHKGVKVPRMGITSSDKLSSNQLLTASTIAKASTASLGKFQPKLPKEKEVRGKGIAEITPGVGKKRKAQHLSPSAEKEKNLATVTALLNKRPTIDIEKAVNKQIFQEQTENSESNQGKKFKNKGNKKSNKKGKGAGKPAAGKGKRNPNKRTLGRKRR, from the exons ATGAATAACATAGTTGAGGAAGTATTGGAAAAAACATCGCGAGAAAcagcagaaaaaaataaatcaattacagTTGAAAAACATTTAGATCTAGAATTAGATTTAGGTACATTATTAGCTGTTGATATaaatgatttgaatgaaaaagaATTGAG GACCAAGCCtcagaaatatttacaaaatttgactCGTGATAATACACAGATATTATTAAACGCAATATGGGAATTGCCCACAGAACGTGTTGAAGAAACAATAGTTGCAAAATTACCTAAACCAACAACCAGATTACCTAGATCAAAGTGTATTCCGAAACCTAGGGCACCTACTAAATGGGAAAAATTCGCTAAAGAAAAAGGAatacagaaaaagaaaaaagccAATTTGTCGTGGGATGAACAATTACAAAAATGGGTTCCAAATTATGGATATAAGCGAGCGGCTGCAGAAAAAGAAAAGGATTGGGTTATTGAAGTACCACAAAATGTCGACCCCAACACTGAtatgttttcaacaaaaactaCTGCAAAAACAGAACGTGTTGCCAAAAATGAACTACAACGATTAAGAAATATTGCAAAACATAAAGGTGTGAAAGTTCCACGTATGGGAATTACTAGCAGTGATAAACTTAGTTCGAATCAG TTATTAACAGCAAGTACAATTGCAAAAGCATCTACAGCGTCTCTAGGTAAATTCCAGCCCAAATTACCTAAAGAAAAAGAAGTTCGTGGCAAAGGTATTGCTGAAATAACTCCTGGCGTTGGAAAAAAACGCAAAGCCCAACATCTTTCTCCATCAGCagaaaaagaaaagaatttaGCTACTGTGACTGCATTATTGAACAAACGTCCAACTATTGATATTGAAAAGgctgtaaataaacaaatatttcaagaacAGACTGA gAACTCTGAAAGTAATCAaggaaagaaatttaaaaataaaggcaataaaaagagtaataaaaaaggaaaaggaGCAGGAAAACCTGCAGCAGGAAAAGGGAAAAGAAACCCCAATAAACGAACGTTGGGAAGGAAACGACGTtaa